The Excalfactoria chinensis isolate bCotChi1 chromosome 28, bCotChi1.hap2, whole genome shotgun sequence genome includes a window with the following:
- the FAIM2 gene encoding protein lifeguard 2 isoform X2, whose product MTQGKLTVNNKPPNPEGQGEKKDNATAPPAPPTYEEATAGEGLKMGTSPSYGSGAYPGDTEMLTSFSWDDRNVRRVFIRKVYAILMVQLLVTLVIVAFFTFCEPVKGYVQVHSGWYWASYAVFFVTYLILACCSGPRRYFPWNLILLSIFTLSMAYLTGMLSSYYDTKSVLLCLGITALVCLSVTIFSFQTKFDFTSYQGILFVMLMVLFFGGIILAVILPYKYVPWLHAIYALLGAIIFTMFLAFDTQMLMGNRRYSLSPEEYIFGALNIYLDIIYIFSFLLQFFGSSQE is encoded by the exons ATGACCCAGGGCAAG CTCACAGTGAACAACAAACCCCCCAACCCTGAGGGGCAGGGGGAGAAGAAGGACAATGCTACAGCCCCACCGGCCCCTCCAACCTATGAGGAGGCAACAGCAGGAGAGGGGCTGAAAATGG gcACGAGCCCCAGCTATGGCAGCGGGGCATACCCTGGAGACACAGAGATGCTCACATCCTTCAGCTGGGATGACCGCAATGTGCGCAGAGTGTTCATCAGGAAG GTTTATGCCATCCTGATGGTCCAGCTCCTGGTGACTCTCGTCATTGTTGCTTTCTTCACCTTCTG tgaaCCGGTCAAGGGGTACGTCCAGGTGCACTCTGGTTGGTACTGGGCTTCCTA tgctgttttctttgtgacCTACCTGATTCTTGCTTGTTGCTCTGGGCCCag gaGGTATTTCCCATGGAACCTGATCCTGCTGAGCATCTTT ACCCTCTCCATGGCTTATCTCACTGGGATGCTTTCCAG TTATTATGACACCAAGTCGGTTCTCCTGTGCCTGGGGATCACTGCCCTGGTGTGTCTTTCTGTCACCATCTTCAGCTTCCAGACCAAG TTTGACTTCACCTCCTACCAGGGCATCCTCTTCGTGATGCTGATGGTGCTCTTCTTTGGTGGCATCATCCTGGCTGTGATTCTGCCCTACAAATAT GTCCCCTGGCTCCATGCGATCTACGCTCTGCTTGGTGCCATCATCTTTACCATG TTCCTGGCCTTTGATACGCAGATGCTGATGGGGAATCGCCGATACTCGCTGAGCCCAGAGGAATACATCTTTGGAGCTCTCAATATCTACCTGGACATCATCTACATCTTCTCCTTCTTACTCCAGTTCTTTGGCTCCAGCCAGGagtga
- the FAIM2 gene encoding protein lifeguard 2 isoform X1 produces the protein MTQGKLTVNNKPPNPEGQGEKKDNATAPPAPPTYEEATAGEGLKMGTYPPPPSVPLHPSWAYVDPSTSPSYGSGAYPGDTEMLTSFSWDDRNVRRVFIRKVYAILMVQLLVTLVIVAFFTFCEPVKGYVQVHSGWYWASYAVFFVTYLILACCSGPRRYFPWNLILLSIFTLSMAYLTGMLSSYYDTKSVLLCLGITALVCLSVTIFSFQTKFDFTSYQGILFVMLMVLFFGGIILAVILPYKYVPWLHAIYALLGAIIFTMFLAFDTQMLMGNRRYSLSPEEYIFGALNIYLDIIYIFSFLLQFFGSSQE, from the exons ATGACCCAGGGCAAG CTCACAGTGAACAACAAACCCCCCAACCCTGAGGGGCAGGGGGAGAAGAAGGACAATGCTACAGCCCCACCGGCCCCTCCAACCTATGAGGAGGCAACAGCAGGAGAGGGGCTGAAAATGGGTACTTACCCTCCTCCCCCATCCGTCCCATTGCACCCCAGCTGGGCTTATGTAGACCCCA gcACGAGCCCCAGCTATGGCAGCGGGGCATACCCTGGAGACACAGAGATGCTCACATCCTTCAGCTGGGATGACCGCAATGTGCGCAGAGTGTTCATCAGGAAG GTTTATGCCATCCTGATGGTCCAGCTCCTGGTGACTCTCGTCATTGTTGCTTTCTTCACCTTCTG tgaaCCGGTCAAGGGGTACGTCCAGGTGCACTCTGGTTGGTACTGGGCTTCCTA tgctgttttctttgtgacCTACCTGATTCTTGCTTGTTGCTCTGGGCCCag gaGGTATTTCCCATGGAACCTGATCCTGCTGAGCATCTTT ACCCTCTCCATGGCTTATCTCACTGGGATGCTTTCCAG TTATTATGACACCAAGTCGGTTCTCCTGTGCCTGGGGATCACTGCCCTGGTGTGTCTTTCTGTCACCATCTTCAGCTTCCAGACCAAG TTTGACTTCACCTCCTACCAGGGCATCCTCTTCGTGATGCTGATGGTGCTCTTCTTTGGTGGCATCATCCTGGCTGTGATTCTGCCCTACAAATAT GTCCCCTGGCTCCATGCGATCTACGCTCTGCTTGGTGCCATCATCTTTACCATG TTCCTGGCCTTTGATACGCAGATGCTGATGGGGAATCGCCGATACTCGCTGAGCCCAGAGGAATACATCTTTGGAGCTCTCAATATCTACCTGGACATCATCTACATCTTCTCCTTCTTACTCCAGTTCTTTGGCTCCAGCCAGGagtga